From one Maniola jurtina chromosome 5, ilManJurt1.1, whole genome shotgun sequence genomic stretch:
- the LOC123865224 gene encoding glycine-rich cell wall structural protein 1.8-like isoform X1 encodes MAPIYLIFLLCAFANGHRRNSNAGGQLSQSAGLSSLSGSGSSGLHGSSSEASGHGGSGFHGSGGYGSTGGSSGAGGSSGLSSSGSGSSGSSGYGSSSEEYRGSAAYGSGAGSLSGSGVGSYASGAGSAGGYGSGSGSAGGYGSGAEGYESGAEGAGGYGSGSESAGGYGSGAGSYGSGAGSAGGYGSGAGSAGGYGSGAGNAGSYGSGAGSAGGYGSGAGSAGGYGSGAGNAGSYGSGAGSAGGYGSGAGSAGGYGSGAGNAGSYGSGAGSAGGYGSGAGSAGGYGSGSGSSGGYGSGSGRSGGYGSGAGSAAGYGSGAGSAGGYGSGSGSSGGYGSGSGSSGGYGSGAGSAAGYGSGAGNAGGYGSGAGTAGGYGSGVGGAGELRGSGLVGSSSHGSGSSGGYGSKGVSQSVASSKNFNLLGLGVDHNGLTEQEIKALSDARRRYGLLSMQRHPQGLPNPYHHVLLSKYHHRGIQSQHYPFSRSMNVGESESQSQAANLGSHGGASGLGGAGGYSGNSAQNSAGGLRGQGSEGHRGSLGSGYGSGAGGYGSGAGSVESYGSGAGRAGGYGSGLSGAGSYSGSSGHSGVSSLSGHGSEGYREGSSGLRGSGGYGSGSGSAGGYGLGSGSAGGYGSGSGSAGDARGTGYRGVGGLRGQGSEGYREGSSGSGVGGLGSSGASGYGSGSGGYGSGSGGYGSGSGGHGSGSGGYFSGSGGLGSESGGYGSGPAGHGSGSGGYSSGSGGSGSDLYHKTDTTMGHMQNVNSRFH; translated from the exons ATGGCACCAATCTACTTGATATTTTTACTCTGCGCGTTTGCAAACGGTCACAGACGCAACTCGAATGCAGGTGGCCAATTGTCACAATCTGCCGGACTGAGTAGCCTGAGTGGTTCAGGTTCAAGTGGTTTACACGGCTCAAGCAGTGAAGCAAGTGGCCACGGTGGAAGTGGGTTCCATGGATCAGGAGGCTATGGTAGTACCGGTGGTTCAAGCGGTGCAGGCGGATCAAGCGGGCTAAGCAGTTCTGGTAGTGGTTCGAGTGGGTCGAGCGGATATGGCAGTTCGAGTGAAGAATATCGAGGCAGTGCAGCATACGGGTCTGGTGCCGGTAGTTTGAGTGGATCGGGTGTGGGAAGCTATGCATCAGGTGCAGGAAGTGCAGGAGGTTATGGATCAGGTTCAGGAAGTGCAGGAGGTTATGGATCAG GTGCAGAAGGTTATGAATCTGGCGCCGAAGGTGCAGGAGGTTATGGATCAGGTTCAGAAAGTGCAGGAGGTTATGGATCAGGTGCAGGAAGTTATGGATCTGGTGCTGGAAGTGCAGGAGGTTATGGATCTGGTGCTGGAAGTGCAGGAGGTTATGGATCAGGTGCAGGAAATGCAGGAAGTTATGGATCTGGTGCAGGAAGTGCAGGAGGTTATGGATCTGGTGCTGGAAGTGCAGGAGGTTATGGATCAGGTGCAGGAAATGCAGGAAGTTATGGATCTGGTGCAGGAAGTGCAGGAGGTTATGGATCTGGTGCTGGAAGTGCAGGAGGTTATGGATCAGGTGCAGGAAATGCAGGAAGTTATGGATCTGGTGCAGGAAGTGCAGGAGGTTATGGATCAGGTGCTGGAAGTGCAGGAGGTTATGGATCAGGTTCAGGAAGCTCAGGAGGTTATGGATCAGGTTCAGGACGCTCAGGAGGATATGGATCAGGTGCAGGAAGTGCAGCAGGTTATGGTTCAGGTGCAGGAAGTGCTGGAGGTTATGGGTCAGGTTCAGGAAGCTCAGGAGGTTATGGATCAGGTTCAGGAAGCTCAGGAGGATATGGATCAGGTGCAGGAAGTGCAGCAGGTTATGGTTCAGGTGCAGGAAATGCAGGAGGCTATGGATCAGGTGCAGGAACTGCAGGAGGTTATGGATCAGGTGTCGGAGGTGCAGGAGAATTAAGGGGTTCAGGTTTAGTTGGTTCCAGTAGTCATGGAAGTGGATCGAGTGGTGGTTATGGCTCGAAAGGAGTTTCGCAATCAGTTGCCAGttcaaaaaatttcaatttactaGGGCTAGGTGTGGACCATAATGGGCTTACGGAACAAGAAATAAAGGCATTATCTGATGCAAGACGAAGATATGGTTTACTATCTATGCAACGACATCCACAGGGTCTACCAAACCCTTATCATCACGTCTTGTTATCTAAATATCATCATCGTGGTATACAATCCCAGCATTATCCATTTTCTAGAAGCATGAATGTTGGTGAAAGTGAAAGCCAAAGTCAGGCAGCAAACTTGGGGTCACATGGTGGGGCCAGTGGTTTAG GAGGCGCTGGTGGATATAGTGGAAATTCAGCTCAAAATAGTGCCGGCGGTCTCAGAGGGCAAGGATCTGAAGGACATAGAGGAAGCTTAGGTTCAGGTTATGGATCAGGTGCAG GAGGTTATGGTTCAGGTGCAGGAAGTGTAGAAAGTTATGGTTCAGGCGCAGGAAGGGCAGGAGGTTATGGTAGTGGATTAAGTGGTGCTGGAAGTTATAGTGGCAGCTCAGGGCATAGTGGGGTCAGCAGTCTAAGCGGGCACGGATCTGAAGGATATAGAGAAGGCTCTAGTGGCTTAAGAGGTTCAGGAGGGTATGGATCAGGTTCAGGAAGTGCAGGAGGTTATGGGTTGGGTTCAGGAAGTGCAGGAGGTTATGGATCAGGTTCTGGAAGTGCAGGAGATGCAAGAGGTACAGGGTATAGAGGAGTAGGCGGCTTAAGAGGACAAGGGTCTGAAGGATATAGGGAAGGATCGAGTGGAAGTGGTGTAGGTGGATTAGGATCAAGTGGAGCAAGTGGTTATGGTAGTGGATCGGGTGGTT ATGGTAGTGGATCGGGTGGTTATGGCAGTGGATCGGGTGGTCATGGTAGTGGATCGGGTGGTTATTTCAGTGGATCGGGTGGTCTTGGCAGTGAATCGGGTGGTTATGGCAGTGGACCGGCTGGTCATGGTAGTGGATCGGGTGGTTACAGTAGCGGATCAGGTGGTTCAGGTAGTGATCTTTATCATAAAACTGATACTACCATGGGGCACATGCAAAACGTTAATTCTCGTTTCCATTAA
- the LOC123865224 gene encoding glycine-rich cell wall structural protein 1.8-like isoform X9, with translation MAPIYLIFLLCAFANGHRRNSNAGGQLSQSAGLSSLSGSGSSGLHGSSSEASGHGGSGFHGSGGYGSTGGSSGAGGSSGLSSSGSGSSGSSGYGSSSEEYRGSAAYGSGAGSLSGSGVGSYASGAGSAGGYGSGSGSAGGYGSGAGGYGSGAGSYGSGAGSAGGYGSGAGSAGGYGSGAGNAGSYGSGAGSAGGYGSGAGSAGGYGSGAGNAGSYGSGAGSAGGYGSGAGSAGGYGSGAGNAGSYGSGAGSAGGYGSGAGSAGGYGSGSGSSGGYGSGSGRSGGYGSGAGSAAGYGSGAGSAGGYGSGSGSSGGYGSGSGSSGGYGSGAGSAAGYGSGAGNAGGYGSGAGTAGGYGSGVGGAGELRGSGLVGSSSHGSGSSGGYGSKGVSQSVASSKNFNLLGLGVDHNGLTEQEIKALSDARRRYGLLSMQRHPQGLPNPYHHVLLSKYHHRGIQSQHYPFSRSMNVGESESQSQAANLGSHGGASGLGGAGGYSGNSAQNSAGGLRGQGSEGHRGSLGSGYGSGAGGYGSGAGSVESYGSGAGRAGGYGSGLSGAGSYSGSSGHSGVSSLSGHGSEGYREGSSGLRGSGGYGSGSGSAGGYGLGSGSAGGYGSGSGSAGDARGTGYRGVGGLRGQGSEGYREGSSGSGVGGLGSSGASGYGSGSGGYGSGSGGYGSGSGGHGSGSGGYFSGSGGLGSESGGYGSGPAGHGSGSGGYSSGSGGSGSDLYHKTDTTMGHMQNVNSRFH, from the exons ATGGCACCAATCTACTTGATATTTTTACTCTGCGCGTTTGCAAACGGTCACAGACGCAACTCGAATGCAGGTGGCCAATTGTCACAATCTGCCGGACTGAGTAGCCTGAGTGGTTCAGGTTCAAGTGGTTTACACGGCTCAAGCAGTGAAGCAAGTGGCCACGGTGGAAGTGGGTTCCATGGATCAGGAGGCTATGGTAGTACCGGTGGTTCAAGCGGTGCAGGCGGATCAAGCGGGCTAAGCAGTTCTGGTAGTGGTTCGAGTGGGTCGAGCGGATATGGCAGTTCGAGTGAAGAATATCGAGGCAGTGCAGCATACGGGTCTGGTGCCGGTAGTTTGAGTGGATCGGGTGTGGGAAGCTATGCATCAGGTGCAGGAAGTGCAGGAGGTTATGGATCAGGTTCAGGAAGTGCAGGAGGTTATGGATCAGG TGCAGGAGGTTATGGATCAGGTGCAGGAAGTTATGGATCTGGTGCTGGAAGTGCAGGAGGTTATGGATCTGGTGCTGGAAGTGCAGGAGGTTATGGATCAGGTGCAGGAAATGCAGGAAGTTATGGATCTGGTGCAGGAAGTGCAGGAGGTTATGGATCTGGTGCTGGAAGTGCAGGAGGTTATGGATCAGGTGCAGGAAATGCAGGAAGTTATGGATCTGGTGCAGGAAGTGCAGGAGGTTATGGATCTGGTGCTGGAAGTGCAGGAGGTTATGGATCAGGTGCAGGAAATGCAGGAAGTTATGGATCTGGTGCAGGAAGTGCAGGAGGTTATGGATCAGGTGCTGGAAGTGCAGGAGGTTATGGATCAGGTTCAGGAAGCTCAGGAGGTTATGGATCAGGTTCAGGACGCTCAGGAGGATATGGATCAGGTGCAGGAAGTGCAGCAGGTTATGGTTCAGGTGCAGGAAGTGCTGGAGGTTATGGGTCAGGTTCAGGAAGCTCAGGAGGTTATGGATCAGGTTCAGGAAGCTCAGGAGGATATGGATCAGGTGCAGGAAGTGCAGCAGGTTATGGTTCAGGTGCAGGAAATGCAGGAGGCTATGGATCAGGTGCAGGAACTGCAGGAGGTTATGGATCAGGTGTCGGAGGTGCAGGAGAATTAAGGGGTTCAGGTTTAGTTGGTTCCAGTAGTCATGGAAGTGGATCGAGTGGTGGTTATGGCTCGAAAGGAGTTTCGCAATCAGTTGCCAGttcaaaaaatttcaatttactaGGGCTAGGTGTGGACCATAATGGGCTTACGGAACAAGAAATAAAGGCATTATCTGATGCAAGACGAAGATATGGTTTACTATCTATGCAACGACATCCACAGGGTCTACCAAACCCTTATCATCACGTCTTGTTATCTAAATATCATCATCGTGGTATACAATCCCAGCATTATCCATTTTCTAGAAGCATGAATGTTGGTGAAAGTGAAAGCCAAAGTCAGGCAGCAAACTTGGGGTCACATGGTGGGGCCAGTGGTTTAG GAGGCGCTGGTGGATATAGTGGAAATTCAGCTCAAAATAGTGCCGGCGGTCTCAGAGGGCAAGGATCTGAAGGACATAGAGGAAGCTTAGGTTCAGGTTATGGATCAGGTGCAG GAGGTTATGGTTCAGGTGCAGGAAGTGTAGAAAGTTATGGTTCAGGCGCAGGAAGGGCAGGAGGTTATGGTAGTGGATTAAGTGGTGCTGGAAGTTATAGTGGCAGCTCAGGGCATAGTGGGGTCAGCAGTCTAAGCGGGCACGGATCTGAAGGATATAGAGAAGGCTCTAGTGGCTTAAGAGGTTCAGGAGGGTATGGATCAGGTTCAGGAAGTGCAGGAGGTTATGGGTTGGGTTCAGGAAGTGCAGGAGGTTATGGATCAGGTTCTGGAAGTGCAGGAGATGCAAGAGGTACAGGGTATAGAGGAGTAGGCGGCTTAAGAGGACAAGGGTCTGAAGGATATAGGGAAGGATCGAGTGGAAGTGGTGTAGGTGGATTAGGATCAAGTGGAGCAAGTGGTTATGGTAGTGGATCGGGTGGTT ATGGTAGTGGATCGGGTGGTTATGGCAGTGGATCGGGTGGTCATGGTAGTGGATCGGGTGGTTATTTCAGTGGATCGGGTGGTCTTGGCAGTGAATCGGGTGGTTATGGCAGTGGACCGGCTGGTCATGGTAGTGGATCGGGTGGTTACAGTAGCGGATCAGGTGGTTCAGGTAGTGATCTTTATCATAAAACTGATACTACCATGGGGCACATGCAAAACGTTAATTCTCGTTTCCATTAA
- the LOC123865224 gene encoding glycine-rich cell wall structural protein 1.8-like isoform X24 — MAPIYLIFLLCAFANGHRRNSNAGGQLSQSAGLSSLSGSGSSGLHGSSSEASGHGGSGFHGSGGYGSTGGSSGAGGSSGLSSSGSGSSGSSGYGSSSEEYRGSAAYGSGAGSLSGSGVGSYASGAGSAGGYGSGSGSAGGYGSGAEGYESGAEGAGGYGSGSESAGGYGSGAGSYGSGAGSAGGYGSGAGSAGGYGSGAGNAGSYGSGAGSAGGYGSGAGSAGGYGSGAGNAGSYGSGAGSAGGYGSGAGSAGGYGSGAGNAGSYGSGAGSAGGYGSGAGSAGGYGSGSGSSGGYGSGSGRSGGYGSGAGSAAGYGSGAGSAGGYGSGSGSSGGYGSGSGSSGGYGSGAGSAAGYGSGAGNAGGYGSGAGTAGGYGSGVGGAGELRGSGLVGSSSHGSGSSGGYGSKGVSQSVASSKNFNLLGLGVDHNGLTEQEIKALSDARRRYGLLSMQRHPQGLPNPYHHVLLSKYHHRGIQSQHYPFSRSMNVGESESQSQAANLGSHGGASGLGGAGGYSGNSAQNSAGGLRGQGSEGHRGSLGSGYGSGAGSAGGYGSGSGGYGSGSGSAGGYGLGSGSAGGYGSGSGSAGDARGTGYRGVGGLRGQGSEGYREGSSGSGVGGLGSSGASGYGSGSGGYGSGSGGYGSGSGGHGSGSGGYFSGSGGLGSESGGYGSGPAGHGSGSGGYSSGSGGSGSDLYHKTDTTMGHMQNVNSRFH, encoded by the exons ATGGCACCAATCTACTTGATATTTTTACTCTGCGCGTTTGCAAACGGTCACAGACGCAACTCGAATGCAGGTGGCCAATTGTCACAATCTGCCGGACTGAGTAGCCTGAGTGGTTCAGGTTCAAGTGGTTTACACGGCTCAAGCAGTGAAGCAAGTGGCCACGGTGGAAGTGGGTTCCATGGATCAGGAGGCTATGGTAGTACCGGTGGTTCAAGCGGTGCAGGCGGATCAAGCGGGCTAAGCAGTTCTGGTAGTGGTTCGAGTGGGTCGAGCGGATATGGCAGTTCGAGTGAAGAATATCGAGGCAGTGCAGCATACGGGTCTGGTGCCGGTAGTTTGAGTGGATCGGGTGTGGGAAGCTATGCATCAGGTGCAGGAAGTGCAGGAGGTTATGGATCAGGTTCAGGAAGTGCAGGAGGTTATGGATCAG GTGCAGAAGGTTATGAATCTGGCGCCGAAGGTGCAGGAGGTTATGGATCAGGTTCAGAAAGTGCAGGAGGTTATGGATCAGGTGCAGGAAGTTATGGATCTGGTGCTGGAAGTGCAGGAGGTTATGGATCTGGTGCTGGAAGTGCAGGAGGTTATGGATCAGGTGCAGGAAATGCAGGAAGTTATGGATCTGGTGCAGGAAGTGCAGGAGGTTATGGATCTGGTGCTGGAAGTGCAGGAGGTTATGGATCAGGTGCAGGAAATGCAGGAAGTTATGGATCTGGTGCAGGAAGTGCAGGAGGTTATGGATCTGGTGCTGGAAGTGCAGGAGGTTATGGATCAGGTGCAGGAAATGCAGGAAGTTATGGATCTGGTGCAGGAAGTGCAGGAGGTTATGGATCAGGTGCTGGAAGTGCAGGAGGTTATGGATCAGGTTCAGGAAGCTCAGGAGGTTATGGATCAGGTTCAGGACGCTCAGGAGGATATGGATCAGGTGCAGGAAGTGCAGCAGGTTATGGTTCAGGTGCAGGAAGTGCTGGAGGTTATGGGTCAGGTTCAGGAAGCTCAGGAGGTTATGGATCAGGTTCAGGAAGCTCAGGAGGATATGGATCAGGTGCAGGAAGTGCAGCAGGTTATGGTTCAGGTGCAGGAAATGCAGGAGGCTATGGATCAGGTGCAGGAACTGCAGGAGGTTATGGATCAGGTGTCGGAGGTGCAGGAGAATTAAGGGGTTCAGGTTTAGTTGGTTCCAGTAGTCATGGAAGTGGATCGAGTGGTGGTTATGGCTCGAAAGGAGTTTCGCAATCAGTTGCCAGttcaaaaaatttcaatttactaGGGCTAGGTGTGGACCATAATGGGCTTACGGAACAAGAAATAAAGGCATTATCTGATGCAAGACGAAGATATGGTTTACTATCTATGCAACGACATCCACAGGGTCTACCAAACCCTTATCATCACGTCTTGTTATCTAAATATCATCATCGTGGTATACAATCCCAGCATTATCCATTTTCTAGAAGCATGAATGTTGGTGAAAGTGAAAGCCAAAGTCAGGCAGCAAACTTGGGGTCACATGGTGGGGCCAGTGGTTTAG GAGGCGCTGGTGGATATAGTGGAAATTCAGCTCAAAATAGTGCCGGCGGTCTCAGAGGGCAAGGATCTGAAGGACATAGAGGAAGCTTAGGTTCAGGTTATGGATCAGGTGCAGGTAGTGCAGGCGGTTATGGGTCCG GTTCAGGAGGGTATGGATCAGGTTCAGGAAGTGCAGGAGGTTATGGGTTGGGTTCAGGAAGTGCAGGAGGTTATGGATCAGGTTCTGGAAGTGCAGGAGATGCAAGAGGTACAGGGTATAGAGGAGTAGGCGGCTTAAGAGGACAAGGGTCTGAAGGATATAGGGAAGGATCGAGTGGAAGTGGTGTAGGTGGATTAGGATCAAGTGGAGCAAGTGGTTATGGTAGTGGATCGGGTGGTT ATGGTAGTGGATCGGGTGGTTATGGCAGTGGATCGGGTGGTCATGGTAGTGGATCGGGTGGTTATTTCAGTGGATCGGGTGGTCTTGGCAGTGAATCGGGTGGTTATGGCAGTGGACCGGCTGGTCATGGTAGTGGATCGGGTGGTTACAGTAGCGGATCAGGTGGTTCAGGTAGTGATCTTTATCATAAAACTGATACTACCATGGGGCACATGCAAAACGTTAATTCTCGTTTCCATTAA
- the LOC123865224 gene encoding glycine-rich cell wall structural protein 1.8-like isoform X30: MAPIYLIFLLCAFANGHRRNSNAGGQLSQSAGLSSLSGSGSSGLHGSSSEASGHGGSGFHGSGGYGSTGGSSGAGGSSGLSSSGSGSSGSSGYGSSSEEYRGSAAYGSGAGSLSGSGVGSYASGAGSAGGYGSGSGSAGGYGSGAEGYESGAEGAGGYGSGSESAGGYGSGAGSYGSGAGSAGGYGSGAGSAGGYGSGAGNAGSYGSGAGSAGGYGSGAGSAGGYGSGAGNAGSYGSGAGSAGGYGSGAGSAGGYGSGAGNAGSYGSGAGSAGGYGSGAGSAGGYGSGSGSSGGYGSGSGRSGGYGSGAGSAAGYGSGAGSAGGYGSGSGSSGGYGSGSGSSGGYGSGAGSAAGYGSGAGNAGGYGSGAGTAGGYGSGVGGAGELRGSGLVGSSSHGSGSSGGYGSKGVSQSVASSKNFNLLGLGVDHNGLTEQEIKALSDARRRYGLLSMQRHPQGLPNPYHHVLLSKYHHRGIQSQHYPFSRSMNVGESESQSQAANLGSHGGASGLGGAGGYSGNSAQNSAGGLRGQGSEGHRGSLGSGYGSGAGGYGSGSGSAGDARGTGYRGVGGLRGQGSEGYREGSSGSGVGGLGSSGASGYGSGSGGYGSGSGGYGSGSGGHGSGSGGYFSGSGGLGSESGGYGSGPAGHGSGSGGYSSGSGGSGSDLYHKTDTTMGHMQNVNSRFH; encoded by the exons ATGGCACCAATCTACTTGATATTTTTACTCTGCGCGTTTGCAAACGGTCACAGACGCAACTCGAATGCAGGTGGCCAATTGTCACAATCTGCCGGACTGAGTAGCCTGAGTGGTTCAGGTTCAAGTGGTTTACACGGCTCAAGCAGTGAAGCAAGTGGCCACGGTGGAAGTGGGTTCCATGGATCAGGAGGCTATGGTAGTACCGGTGGTTCAAGCGGTGCAGGCGGATCAAGCGGGCTAAGCAGTTCTGGTAGTGGTTCGAGTGGGTCGAGCGGATATGGCAGTTCGAGTGAAGAATATCGAGGCAGTGCAGCATACGGGTCTGGTGCCGGTAGTTTGAGTGGATCGGGTGTGGGAAGCTATGCATCAGGTGCAGGAAGTGCAGGAGGTTATGGATCAGGTTCAGGAAGTGCAGGAGGTTATGGATCAG GTGCAGAAGGTTATGAATCTGGCGCCGAAGGTGCAGGAGGTTATGGATCAGGTTCAGAAAGTGCAGGAGGTTATGGATCAGGTGCAGGAAGTTATGGATCTGGTGCTGGAAGTGCAGGAGGTTATGGATCTGGTGCTGGAAGTGCAGGAGGTTATGGATCAGGTGCAGGAAATGCAGGAAGTTATGGATCTGGTGCAGGAAGTGCAGGAGGTTATGGATCTGGTGCTGGAAGTGCAGGAGGTTATGGATCAGGTGCAGGAAATGCAGGAAGTTATGGATCTGGTGCAGGAAGTGCAGGAGGTTATGGATCTGGTGCTGGAAGTGCAGGAGGTTATGGATCAGGTGCAGGAAATGCAGGAAGTTATGGATCTGGTGCAGGAAGTGCAGGAGGTTATGGATCAGGTGCTGGAAGTGCAGGAGGTTATGGATCAGGTTCAGGAAGCTCAGGAGGTTATGGATCAGGTTCAGGACGCTCAGGAGGATATGGATCAGGTGCAGGAAGTGCAGCAGGTTATGGTTCAGGTGCAGGAAGTGCTGGAGGTTATGGGTCAGGTTCAGGAAGCTCAGGAGGTTATGGATCAGGTTCAGGAAGCTCAGGAGGATATGGATCAGGTGCAGGAAGTGCAGCAGGTTATGGTTCAGGTGCAGGAAATGCAGGAGGCTATGGATCAGGTGCAGGAACTGCAGGAGGTTATGGATCAGGTGTCGGAGGTGCAGGAGAATTAAGGGGTTCAGGTTTAGTTGGTTCCAGTAGTCATGGAAGTGGATCGAGTGGTGGTTATGGCTCGAAAGGAGTTTCGCAATCAGTTGCCAGttcaaaaaatttcaatttactaGGGCTAGGTGTGGACCATAATGGGCTTACGGAACAAGAAATAAAGGCATTATCTGATGCAAGACGAAGATATGGTTTACTATCTATGCAACGACATCCACAGGGTCTACCAAACCCTTATCATCACGTCTTGTTATCTAAATATCATCATCGTGGTATACAATCCCAGCATTATCCATTTTCTAGAAGCATGAATGTTGGTGAAAGTGAAAGCCAAAGTCAGGCAGCAAACTTGGGGTCACATGGTGGGGCCAGTGGTTTAG GAGGCGCTGGTGGATATAGTGGAAATTCAGCTCAAAATAGTGCCGGCGGTCTCAGAGGGCAAGGATCTGAAGGACATAGAGGAAGCTTAGGTTCAGGTTATGGATCAGGTGCAG GAGGTTATGGATCAGGTTCTGGAAGTGCAGGAGATGCAAGAGGTACAGGGTATAGAGGAGTAGGCGGCTTAAGAGGACAAGGGTCTGAAGGATATAGGGAAGGATCGAGTGGAAGTGGTGTAGGTGGATTAGGATCAAGTGGAGCAAGTGGTTATGGTAGTGGATCGGGTGGTT ATGGTAGTGGATCGGGTGGTTATGGCAGTGGATCGGGTGGTCATGGTAGTGGATCGGGTGGTTATTTCAGTGGATCGGGTGGTCTTGGCAGTGAATCGGGTGGTTATGGCAGTGGACCGGCTGGTCATGGTAGTGGATCGGGTGGTTACAGTAGCGGATCAGGTGGTTCAGGTAGTGATCTTTATCATAAAACTGATACTACCATGGGGCACATGCAAAACGTTAATTCTCGTTTCCATTAA
- the LOC123865224 gene encoding glycine-rich cell wall structural protein 1.8-like isoform X41, producing the protein MAPIYLIFLLCAFANGHRRNSNAGGQLSQSAGLSSLSGSGSSGLHGSSSEASGHGGSGFHGSGGYGSTGGSSGAGGSSGLSSSGSGSSGSSGYGSSSEEYRGSAAYGSGAGSLSGSGVGSYASGAGSAGGYGSGSGSAGGYGSGAEGYESGAEGAGGYGSGSESAGGYGSGAGSYGSGAGSAGGYGSGAGSAGGYGSGAGNAGSYGSGAGSAGGYGSGAGSAGGYGSGAGNAGSYGSGAGSAGGYGSGAGSAGGYGSGAGNAGSYGSGAGSAGGYGSGAGSAGGYGSGSGSSGGYGSGSGRSGGYGSGAGSAAGYGSGAGSAGGYGSGSGSSGGYGSGSGSSGGYGSGAGSAAGYGSGAGNAGGYGSGAGTAGGYGSGVGGYGSGAGSAGGYGSGSGGYGSGSGSAGGYGLGSGSAGGYGSGSGSAGDARGTGYRGVGGLRGQGSEGYREGSSGSGVGGLGSSGASGYGSGSGGYGSGSGGYGSGSGGHGSGSGGYFSGSGGLGSESGGYGSGPAGHGSGSGGYSSGSGGSGSDLYHKTDTTMGHMQNVNSRFH; encoded by the exons ATGGCACCAATCTACTTGATATTTTTACTCTGCGCGTTTGCAAACGGTCACAGACGCAACTCGAATGCAGGTGGCCAATTGTCACAATCTGCCGGACTGAGTAGCCTGAGTGGTTCAGGTTCAAGTGGTTTACACGGCTCAAGCAGTGAAGCAAGTGGCCACGGTGGAAGTGGGTTCCATGGATCAGGAGGCTATGGTAGTACCGGTGGTTCAAGCGGTGCAGGCGGATCAAGCGGGCTAAGCAGTTCTGGTAGTGGTTCGAGTGGGTCGAGCGGATATGGCAGTTCGAGTGAAGAATATCGAGGCAGTGCAGCATACGGGTCTGGTGCCGGTAGTTTGAGTGGATCGGGTGTGGGAAGCTATGCATCAGGTGCAGGAAGTGCAGGAGGTTATGGATCAGGTTCAGGAAGTGCAGGAGGTTATGGATCAG GTGCAGAAGGTTATGAATCTGGCGCCGAAGGTGCAGGAGGTTATGGATCAGGTTCAGAAAGTGCAGGAGGTTATGGATCAGGTGCAGGAAGTTATGGATCTGGTGCTGGAAGTGCAGGAGGTTATGGATCTGGTGCTGGAAGTGCAGGAGGTTATGGATCAGGTGCAGGAAATGCAGGAAGTTATGGATCTGGTGCAGGAAGTGCAGGAGGTTATGGATCTGGTGCTGGAAGTGCAGGAGGTTATGGATCAGGTGCAGGAAATGCAGGAAGTTATGGATCTGGTGCAGGAAGTGCAGGAGGTTATGGATCTGGTGCTGGAAGTGCAGGAGGTTATGGATCAGGTGCAGGAAATGCAGGAAGTTATGGATCTGGTGCAGGAAGTGCAGGAGGTTATGGATCAGGTGCTGGAAGTGCAGGAGGTTATGGATCAGGTTCAGGAAGCTCAGGAGGTTATGGATCAGGTTCAGGACGCTCAGGAGGATATGGATCAGGTGCAGGAAGTGCAGCAGGTTATGGTTCAGGTGCAGGAAGTGCTGGAGGTTATGGGTCAGGTTCAGGAAGCTCAGGAGGTTATGGATCAGGTTCAGGAAGCTCAGGAGGATATGGATCAGGTGCAGGAAGTGCAGCAGGTTATGGTTCAGGTGCAGGAAATGCAGGAGGCTATGGATCAGGTGCAGGAACTGCAGGAGGTTATGGATCAGGTGTCGGAG GTTATGGATCAGGTGCAGGTAGTGCAGGCGGTTATGGGTCCG GTTCAGGAGGGTATGGATCAGGTTCAGGAAGTGCAGGAGGTTATGGGTTGGGTTCAGGAAGTGCAGGAGGTTATGGATCAGGTTCTGGAAGTGCAGGAGATGCAAGAGGTACAGGGTATAGAGGAGTAGGCGGCTTAAGAGGACAAGGGTCTGAAGGATATAGGGAAGGATCGAGTGGAAGTGGTGTAGGTGGATTAGGATCAAGTGGAGCAAGTGGTTATGGTAGTGGATCGGGTGGTT ATGGTAGTGGATCGGGTGGTTATGGCAGTGGATCGGGTGGTCATGGTAGTGGATCGGGTGGTTATTTCAGTGGATCGGGTGGTCTTGGCAGTGAATCGGGTGGTTATGGCAGTGGACCGGCTGGTCATGGTAGTGGATCGGGTGGTTACAGTAGCGGATCAGGTGGTTCAGGTAGTGATCTTTATCATAAAACTGATACTACCATGGGGCACATGCAAAACGTTAATTCTCGTTTCCATTAA